A region of Pyxidicoccus parkwaysis DNA encodes the following proteins:
- a CDS encoding extracellular catalytic domain type 1 short-chain-length polyhydroxyalkanoate depolymerase — protein MSRSVGALARMLLVSLAIFTGAPAEAGAWVQGLYGTRGFQLWVPEGYAPETPLPLVVALHGCFQNPDQFAGLTRLNVKADAEKFLVLYPNQATFANPTQCWNFMLGSNQERDAGEPALIVGMVDLVKQHYAVDARRVYIGGVSSGGVMAGTLLACYSDVFAAGMIGAGAMYKAATTVSGTAWAMELGSIYSPDDRGRDAWVCSGRPRRTVPVLVMHGSADSVVNPVNGEQAVRQFLQTSDYGDDGVNNDSVRYVATWTGSGSVPGGRSYTVKDYVYGGELLARHFVIQGMGHAWPGGDSRYPFADPSGPDATTFMWDFFRQHALDAP, from the coding sequence ATGAGTCGAAGTGTTGGCGCGCTCGCGCGGATGCTGCTCGTGTCTCTCGCAATCTTCACCGGAGCCCCGGCCGAGGCCGGCGCCTGGGTCCAGGGCCTCTACGGCACCCGGGGCTTCCAGCTCTGGGTCCCCGAGGGCTACGCGCCGGAGACGCCGCTCCCGCTGGTGGTGGCGCTGCACGGCTGCTTCCAGAACCCGGACCAGTTCGCCGGCCTGACGCGGCTGAACGTGAAGGCAGACGCGGAGAAGTTCCTGGTGCTCTATCCAAACCAGGCGACGTTCGCCAATCCCACCCAGTGCTGGAACTTCATGCTCGGCAGCAACCAGGAGCGTGACGCGGGCGAGCCCGCGCTGATTGTCGGCATGGTGGACCTGGTGAAGCAGCACTACGCGGTGGACGCGCGCCGTGTGTACATCGGCGGTGTCTCCTCGGGAGGCGTCATGGCGGGCACGCTGCTCGCCTGTTACTCGGACGTCTTCGCCGCCGGCATGATTGGCGCGGGGGCGATGTACAAGGCGGCCACCACCGTCTCCGGCACGGCCTGGGCCATGGAGCTCGGCAGCATCTACTCGCCGGATGACCGGGGCCGCGACGCGTGGGTGTGCTCGGGCCGGCCGCGCCGCACGGTGCCGGTGCTCGTCATGCACGGCAGCGCGGACAGCGTCGTCAATCCCGTCAACGGCGAGCAGGCGGTGCGGCAGTTCCTGCAGACCAGCGACTACGGCGACGACGGAGTGAACAACGACAGCGTGCGCTACGTGGCGACCTGGACCGGGAGCGGCAGCGTGCCGGGCGGCCGCTCATACACCGTGAAGGACTACGTGTACGGCGGCGAATTGCTGGCGCGGCACTTCGTCATCCAGGGCATGGGCCACGCGTGGCCCGGCGGTGATTCGCGCTACCCGTTCGCGGACCCGTCGGGTCCGGACGCCACCACCTTCATGTGGGACTTCTTCCGGCAACACGCGCTGGACGCGCCGTAA
- a CDS encoding Calx-beta domain-containing protein — MKPLTAREVERLRAEGHEVRRVLPNRIALERMNEVRRAKGQRELSVSTAAPVGEEVLGEGLLAPSGAASFTVLPSHVDNSALDYFPPIRSQGSIGSCVAWATTYYQLSHNVALQYGWDAKHNTDNTRLFSPKWTYNFINNGVDGGSYFWGAYSLLAAQGATSWATSPYDSNYTSWPVDAAVYRGALPFRTNPVQYVYYVSSPDGLQRVKELLANGYVLVYGTFINSWQNTYIKNDPSTPDDDAFVGKSITYWQNGYNGSHAMTIVGYDDTIWADINGNNVVDPGEKGALRVANSWGTGWNEGGFTWVAYDALKQASAVTGGPSTGRVGIFQSDLVYHLTVRPNYTPKLVAEVKVNHLKRSQLGLSLGISDVGFGMPVTTFQNAVAWADEGSGFLVGAGEQDAGLPGGQDAGQGGGRDAGEGGGGRDAGPVDPTVWSSTVISYTGGARAFNGSTQTAVDATFVFDFTDLLPAVLGEKRFLVKMTDSAVGDSAVLKSFRIVDVANGDWAVASLDAPLAVDVATGYAHVDYTRVNRPPVITSATPVGRVKLAPAGSVELAVLAQDADGQPLSYAWSVDGAPVGGNTSSFTYAPTVAGTHSVKVAVSDGVGGVASQYWAIALNSKPLANSPSATMTEDSTKVFALTAFDADGDLLTWTVVDPPAHGTLSGSLPSPLYRPELNYAGTDSFTFQAHDGMESSPLAVATVTVTPVNDAPTVRIASPAHGTNFAAPATVTVDVAASDVEGPVARVELYQGSTKLGEDTEAPFTFQLSGLVAGTYVLSAKAYDGSGAVTTSTSNYVYVVSPTVSVSASDATGAEPGTDIGRFTISRSGGLSGQVLTVRYDVTGTATAGADYTALSGSVTLAAGVNSVNVDVLPVDDAAVEGKETVVLTVAPDATYKLGTTVSGTVTLLDNELPVVTVSAYDPWSSEPGTDTGRFQVSRTGTTTSALTVRYALSGTAADTDYAALPGTVTIPAGATSAYVVLTPTDDALVEGKETVILTLQEDAAYQVHTSASATVSLLDDEQPVVTVTATDAEAAEPSDPGAFTVTRTGPTSAPLTVLFAVSGSASGTSDYQALATSVVIPEGAASAVVPVQPTDDVLVEGKEYVTVTLVADAAYQLASGNAASVYLFDDEKPELRITATDSAAGEANANGGLFTVTAVPAPKADLSIAYTVTGTATQGTDYAALTSPLILPTGATSVTLPVTPIDDAVKEGSETVVVTLTATTSYTVGTSSATVSIADND; from the coding sequence TTGAAACCCCTGACGGCGCGGGAAGTGGAGCGGCTTCGCGCGGAGGGCCACGAGGTCCGCCGCGTCCTGCCGAACCGCATCGCGCTGGAGCGCATGAACGAGGTCCGGCGTGCGAAGGGACAGCGGGAGCTGTCGGTGTCCACTGCGGCGCCCGTGGGTGAGGAGGTCCTCGGCGAGGGCCTCCTCGCGCCGTCCGGCGCCGCTTCATTCACGGTGCTGCCGTCGCATGTCGACAACAGCGCCCTGGACTACTTCCCGCCCATCCGCAGCCAGGGCTCGATTGGCTCGTGCGTCGCGTGGGCCACGACGTACTACCAGCTCAGCCACAACGTCGCGCTCCAGTATGGTTGGGACGCGAAGCACAACACCGACAACACGCGCCTGTTCTCGCCGAAGTGGACCTACAACTTCATCAACAACGGCGTCGACGGGGGCAGCTACTTCTGGGGTGCCTACAGCCTGCTCGCGGCCCAGGGCGCGACGAGCTGGGCCACCAGCCCCTACGACTCCAACTACACGTCCTGGCCCGTGGACGCGGCGGTGTACCGCGGCGCCCTCCCGTTCCGGACGAACCCGGTCCAGTACGTCTACTACGTGAGCTCTCCGGACGGGCTGCAGCGGGTGAAGGAGCTGCTCGCCAACGGCTATGTCCTCGTCTACGGGACGTTCATCAACTCGTGGCAGAACACGTACATCAAGAACGACCCGTCCACGCCGGACGATGACGCGTTCGTGGGCAAGTCCATCACGTATTGGCAGAACGGCTACAACGGCTCGCATGCGATGACCATCGTCGGTTACGACGACACCATCTGGGCCGACATCAACGGGAACAACGTGGTGGACCCGGGCGAGAAGGGCGCGCTGCGCGTCGCCAACTCCTGGGGGACGGGCTGGAATGAAGGGGGCTTCACCTGGGTGGCCTATGACGCGTTGAAGCAGGCGTCGGCCGTCACCGGCGGTCCGAGCACGGGCCGCGTCGGCATCTTCCAGAGCGACCTCGTCTACCACCTCACCGTGCGCCCCAACTACACGCCGAAGCTCGTGGCGGAAGTGAAGGTGAATCACCTGAAGCGCAGCCAGCTCGGGCTCTCCCTGGGCATCTCGGACGTGGGCTTCGGCATGCCGGTGACGACGTTCCAGAACGCGGTGGCCTGGGCTGACGAGGGAAGCGGCTTCCTCGTGGGGGCGGGCGAGCAGGACGCGGGCCTGCCGGGAGGGCAGGACGCGGGGCAGGGTGGTGGGCGCGACGCGGGTGAAGGGGGCGGTGGACGTGACGCCGGGCCGGTGGACCCGACGGTGTGGAGCTCGACGGTCATTTCGTACACAGGTGGCGCGAGGGCCTTCAATGGCTCCACGCAGACGGCCGTGGATGCCACGTTCGTGTTCGACTTCACGGACCTGCTGCCCGCCGTCCTCGGAGAGAAGCGCTTCCTGGTGAAGATGACGGACAGCGCCGTGGGTGACTCCGCCGTGCTGAAGTCGTTCCGCATCGTGGATGTCGCGAACGGGGATTGGGCCGTCGCCAGCCTGGATGCGCCGCTCGCCGTCGACGTGGCGACCGGGTACGCGCATGTCGACTACACGCGGGTGAACCGTCCCCCCGTCATCACCAGCGCGACGCCGGTGGGCCGCGTGAAGCTGGCGCCCGCGGGCTCGGTGGAGCTGGCGGTGCTGGCCCAGGACGCCGACGGACAGCCGCTGTCCTACGCGTGGAGCGTGGATGGCGCTCCGGTGGGTGGCAACACGTCCTCGTTCACCTACGCGCCGACGGTGGCGGGAACGCACTCGGTGAAGGTCGCGGTGTCGGATGGCGTCGGGGGCGTGGCGTCGCAGTACTGGGCCATTGCCCTCAACTCGAAGCCGCTCGCCAACAGCCCGAGCGCCACGATGACGGAGGACTCCACCAAGGTCTTCGCCCTCACGGCCTTCGACGCGGATGGGGACCTGCTGACGTGGACCGTGGTGGACCCGCCCGCGCACGGCACGCTCTCGGGCTCGCTGCCGAGCCCGCTCTACCGGCCCGAGCTGAACTACGCCGGGACCGACAGCTTCACGTTCCAGGCGCATGACGGCATGGAGAGCTCTCCGCTGGCCGTTGCCACCGTGACGGTGACGCCGGTGAACGACGCGCCGACGGTGCGCATCGCCTCTCCGGCCCATGGCACCAACTTCGCCGCTCCCGCGACGGTGACGGTGGATGTGGCGGCCTCCGACGTGGAGGGCCCCGTCGCTCGCGTGGAGCTGTACCAGGGCTCCACGAAGCTGGGTGAGGACACCGAGGCTCCCTTCACGTTCCAGCTCAGCGGGCTGGTGGCCGGGACGTACGTCCTGTCCGCGAAGGCGTATGACGGCAGCGGCGCGGTGACGACGTCCACGTCCAACTACGTCTATGTCGTGTCGCCCACGGTGAGTGTCTCGGCCTCGGACGCGACGGGTGCGGAGCCGGGGACGGACATCGGCCGCTTCACGATTTCCCGCTCGGGTGGCCTCTCCGGCCAGGTGCTGACGGTGCGGTATGACGTCACGGGAACGGCGACCGCCGGTGCCGACTACACCGCGCTCTCGGGCTCGGTGACGCTGGCGGCGGGCGTGAACTCCGTGAATGTCGACGTGCTGCCCGTGGACGACGCGGCGGTGGAGGGCAAGGAGACGGTGGTGCTGACCGTCGCTCCGGATGCGACGTACAAGCTGGGCACCACGGTGAGCGGGACGGTGACGCTGCTGGACAACGAGCTGCCGGTGGTGACGGTGAGCGCGTATGACCCCTGGAGCTCCGAGCCGGGCACCGACACGGGGCGGTTCCAGGTGAGCCGGACCGGGACGACCACCTCGGCGCTCACGGTGCGGTATGCCCTGTCGGGGACGGCGGCCGACACGGACTACGCCGCCCTGCCCGGCACGGTGACGATTCCGGCCGGCGCGACCTCGGCGTACGTGGTGCTCACGCCGACGGATGACGCCCTCGTCGAAGGCAAGGAGACCGTCATCCTGACGCTGCAAGAGGATGCGGCGTATCAGGTGCACACCAGCGCGTCCGCGACGGTGTCGCTGCTGGATGATGAGCAGCCCGTCGTCACTGTGACGGCGACGGATGCGGAGGCTGCGGAGCCCTCGGACCCGGGGGCCTTCACGGTGACGCGCACGGGACCGACTTCGGCGCCGCTCACGGTGTTGTTCGCGGTGAGCGGGAGCGCGTCCGGCACGAGCGACTACCAGGCCCTTGCGACCTCGGTGGTCATTCCGGAAGGCGCGGCGTCGGCGGTGGTGCCGGTGCAGCCCACGGATGACGTGCTGGTGGAGGGCAAGGAGTACGTCACCGTCACGCTGGTGGCGGATGCCGCGTATCAGCTCGCCTCGGGCAACGCGGCGTCGGTGTATCTCTTCGACGACGAGAAGCCCGAATTGCGCATCACCGCGACGGACTCCGCCGCGGGCGAGGCCAACGCGAATGGGGGCCTGTTCACCGTGACGGCCGTTCCGGCGCCGAAGGCGGACCTGTCCATTGCCTACACGGTGACGGGGACCGCCACGCAGGGCACGGACTACGCGGCGCTCACCTCGCCGCTGATTCTCCCAACTGGAGCCACGTCGGTGACGTTGCCCGTCACGCCCATCGACGATGCGGTGAAGGAGGGGAGCGAGACGGTGGTGGTGACGCTCACAGCGACCACCAGCTACACGGTGGGCACGTCGAGCGCGACGGTGTCCATCGCTGATAACGACTGA
- a CDS encoding YceI family protein — MTTTNWNIDTTHSGIHFSVRHMVIAKVRGSFQKFSGVVALDEQDVTNSSVSVTIDTASINTGVEQRDNHLRSADFFEVEKFPAITFQSTKVEKSGGSGLKVTGKLTIRDVTREVVLEAEQLGTGKDPWGNTKAAFEAKTSIDRRDFGLQWNQALETGGVLVGEKIEIALEVQAVKAQAQQAA; from the coding sequence ATGACCACCACGAACTGGAACATCGACACCACCCACTCCGGCATCCACTTCAGCGTCCGCCACATGGTCATCGCCAAGGTGCGTGGCAGCTTCCAGAAGTTCAGCGGCGTGGTGGCTCTGGACGAGCAGGATGTCACCAACTCCTCCGTGTCCGTCACCATTGACACGGCGAGCATCAACACGGGCGTGGAGCAGCGCGACAACCACCTGCGCTCGGCGGACTTCTTCGAGGTGGAGAAGTTCCCCGCCATCACCTTCCAGAGCACGAAGGTGGAGAAGTCGGGAGGCAGCGGCCTGAAGGTGACGGGCAAGCTGACCATCCGCGACGTGACGCGCGAGGTGGTGTTGGAGGCCGAGCAGCTCGGCACCGGCAAGGACCCGTGGGGCAACACCAAGGCGGCCTTCGAGGCGAAGACGTCCATCGACCGCCGGGACTTCGGGCTGCAGTGGAACCAGGCGCTGGAGACGGGCGGCGTGCTCGTGGGCGAGAAGATTGAGATTGCCCTCGAGGTGCAGGCGGTGAAGGCGCAGGCCCAGCAGGCGGCTTGA
- a CDS encoding alpha/beta fold hydrolase, protein MPMLPLEGVSLYCDTAGDGTPVLLLHGLGSSGRDWELVKPRLAARHRVLIPDARGHGRSETPPGKYGVPLFARDIAALCDALSLRRVHVVGLSMGGMMGLQLAVDRPELVRSLVIINSGPEVKARTLRRKFDFALRLVVLWLLGPMRMAKILAPRLFPKPEQEDLRQRVLDTLGHNDPDAYRRATRGLLGWSVLERIKDVTCPVLVLHSERDYTPLAEKQAYVDLLPDARLQVLSDSGHAAPLDQPERLAEVVEAFLRDVETAAQATRGVG, encoded by the coding sequence ATGCCGATGCTTCCGCTCGAAGGGGTCTCCCTCTACTGCGACACGGCGGGAGACGGGACTCCGGTGCTGCTCCTCCATGGCCTGGGCTCGTCCGGGCGGGACTGGGAGCTCGTCAAGCCCCGGCTCGCGGCGCGGCACCGCGTCCTCATCCCCGACGCGCGGGGCCATGGCCGGAGCGAGACACCTCCAGGCAAGTACGGCGTGCCCCTCTTCGCGCGGGACATCGCCGCGCTGTGCGACGCGCTGAGCCTCCGCCGGGTGCACGTGGTGGGGCTGTCCATGGGCGGGATGATGGGCTTGCAGCTCGCGGTGGACCGGCCGGAGCTGGTGCGCAGCCTGGTCATCATCAACAGCGGGCCGGAGGTGAAGGCGCGAACGCTGCGGCGGAAGTTCGACTTCGCGTTGCGGCTGGTGGTGCTGTGGCTGCTCGGCCCCATGCGGATGGCGAAAATCCTGGCGCCCCGGCTCTTCCCCAAGCCGGAGCAGGAGGATTTGCGACAGCGCGTGCTCGACACCCTCGGGCACAACGACCCGGATGCGTACCGGCGCGCGACGCGCGGGCTCCTCGGGTGGAGCGTGCTGGAGCGCATCAAGGACGTCACCTGCCCCGTGCTGGTGCTCCACTCCGAGCGCGACTACACGCCGCTGGCCGAGAAGCAGGCCTACGTCGACCTGCTCCCGGACGCACGCCTCCAGGTGTTGAGCGACTCCGGCCACGCCGCACCGTTGGACCAGCCCGAGCGGCTCGCCGAGGTGGTGGAGGCGTTCCTCCGCGACGTCGAGACCGCGGCTCAGGCCACGCGCGGCGTGGGCTGA
- a CDS encoding TetR/AcrR family transcriptional regulator has protein sequence MKTPPRSRLRAPQSSLPPSSAPEGTRRRILETALHLFASRGFHDTSIRDLAAELELRPSALYAHFPSKDHVLAELVRIGHEAHHEALRAALLEAGSEPAEQVRALVRAHTRAHAEHPQLALVVNEEFYALTPEMAAPAQALREQSAALLMEVIERGISKGRFAPPHPLVTARAIAAMGVRLPYWYEPGVALDLDALAEAHAELALRMLGKPSKR, from the coding sequence ATGAAAACCCCGCCCCGCTCGCGGCTGCGAGCCCCGCAGTCGAGCCTTCCGCCCTCCTCGGCCCCCGAGGGCACGCGACGGCGCATCCTGGAGACGGCCCTGCACCTGTTCGCGAGCCGGGGGTTCCACGACACGTCGATTCGGGACCTGGCCGCCGAGCTGGAGTTGCGGCCCAGCGCGCTGTACGCGCACTTCCCCTCCAAGGACCATGTGCTCGCGGAGTTGGTGCGCATCGGCCATGAGGCACACCATGAAGCGCTCCGCGCGGCGTTGCTGGAAGCGGGCTCGGAGCCGGCCGAGCAGGTGCGAGCGCTCGTCCGCGCCCACACCCGCGCGCATGCGGAGCACCCGCAGCTCGCCCTGGTGGTGAACGAGGAGTTCTACGCGCTGACGCCGGAGATGGCCGCTCCGGCGCAGGCGCTGCGGGAGCAGTCCGCCGCGCTGCTGATGGAGGTCATCGAGCGCGGAATCTCGAAGGGTCGCTTCGCTCCACCGCATCCCCTCGTCACCGCGCGAGCCATTGCCGCGATGGGCGTGCGCCTGCCGTACTGGTACGAGCCGGGAGTCGCGCTGGACCTCGACGCCCTCGCGGAGGCGCACGCGGAGCTGGCGCTGCGCATGCTGGGGAAGCCCTCCAAGCGCTGA